A window of the Chiloscyllium plagiosum isolate BGI_BamShark_2017 chromosome 13, ASM401019v2, whole genome shotgun sequence genome harbors these coding sequences:
- the polr2d gene encoding DNA-directed RNA polymerase II subunit RPB4: protein MAACGSEARVGDVEEDASQLVFPKEFESSETLLNSEVHMLLEHRKQQNESAEDEQELSEVFMKTLNYTARFSRFKNRETIASVRSLLLQKKLHKFELASLANLCPETAEEAKALIPSLEGRFEDEELQQILDDIQTKRSFQY from the exons ATGGCGGCCTGTGGGAGCGAGGCCAGGGTCGGGGATGTGGAGGAGGACGCTTCTCAGCTGGTGTTCCCGAAAG AATTTGAAAGCTCAGAGACCCTGTTAAACTCTGAGGTCCACATGCTACTGGAGCACCGAAAGCAGCAGAATGAAAGTGCAGAGGATGAGCAGGAGCTCTCTGAAGTCTTCATGAAAACATTAAACTACACAGCCAGGTTCAGCCGCTTCAAAAACAGGGAAACCATCGCCAGTGTCAGGAG TCTGCTATTACAGAAGAAACTGCACAAGTTTGAGCTGGCTAGTCTGGCCAATCTGTGTCCTGAGACGGCTGAGGAGGCCAAAGCCCTCATTCCCAG CTTGGAAGGTCGATTTGAGGATGAGGAGCTCCAGCAAATCCTTGATGACATTCAGACCAAAAGAAGCTTCCAGTATTAG